From a region of the Methanoculleus receptaculi genome:
- a CDS encoding fumarate hydratase — protein sequence MMVNQADPGLVEALADATERALREAETRLPPDVLAALRRAAAAETNGIARQELGNILENIALAGERGLPICQDTGVPVVYLSLPPEIPFSPALFEGVREGVRRATAAIPLRPNAVDPITRQNTGDNTGAGMPPIHVVPGERFTVTVLPKGAGSENVSRIGMLLPSQAAGIPEFVAETMLIAGGRPCPPVILGVGIGGTFDAAAALAKEALLLPADTMDKYEQELCDAVNALGIGPMGLGGDVTALAVKVKRAACHTASLPVAVNVQCWASRRASVEVRL from the coding sequence ATGATGGTCAATCAGGCAGATCCGGGGCTTGTGGAAGCGCTGGCAGACGCAACAGAGCGGGCGCTCCGTGAGGCTGAGACCCGGCTCCCCCCCGACGTGCTTGCCGCACTCCGGCGGGCTGCAGCGGCCGAGACGAACGGGATAGCGCGGCAGGAGTTGGGGAACATCCTGGAGAACATCGCGCTTGCCGGGGAACGCGGTCTGCCTATCTGCCAGGACACCGGTGTGCCGGTGGTCTACCTGAGCCTACCCCCCGAGATTCCTTTCTCGCCCGCGCTCTTTGAGGGGGTGCGGGAAGGCGTGCGCCGGGCGACTGCCGCGATACCGCTCCGTCCAAACGCAGTCGATCCCATTACCCGGCAAAACACCGGGGACAACACCGGCGCCGGAATGCCCCCCATCCACGTGGTTCCGGGCGAGCGGTTCACGGTGACGGTGCTCCCGAAAGGTGCGGGCTCTGAGAACGTCTCCAGGATCGGAATGCTCCTTCCCTCGCAGGCGGCCGGGATCCCGGAGTTTGTCGCAGAGACGATGCTCATCGCGGGGGGAAGACCCTGCCCGCCGGTGATCCTTGGCGTCGGCATCGGCGGAACGTTTGATGCAGCGGCAGCGCTTGCCAAGGAGGCTCTCCTCCTCCCGGCCGATACCATGGACAAATATGAGCAGGAACTCTGCGACGCCGTCAACGCGCTCGGGATCGGGCCGATGGGGCTTGGCGGCGACGTGACCGCGCTCGCGGTTAAGGTGAAGCGCGCCGCCTGCCACACCGCCTCCCTCCCGGTGGCGGTGAACGTCCAGTGCTGGGCGTCCCGCCGGGCGAGCGTGGAGGTGAGACTCTGA
- a CDS encoding FumA C-terminus/TtdB family hydratase beta subunit produces the protein MLGVPPGERGGETLNLKTPLGDEVLDLRAGDRVSLSGTIYTARDEAHLRMMEEGIPFDPEGAAVYHCGPVVQDGRLLAAGPTTSARMNSLTWFLIDAGVRALIGKGGMGQEVVERLRGRGVYLAFTGGCAALAAARMRITGVYFEELGMAEAVWVIEADSLPLTVGIDAHGGDLFAAAQEKAKTKFQQRFNIKQDIIS, from the coding sequence GTGCTGGGCGTCCCGCCGGGCGAGCGTGGAGGTGAGACTCTGAACCTGAAGACACCCCTCGGTGATGAGGTGCTCGACCTCCGGGCTGGCGACCGGGTCAGCCTCTCGGGGACCATCTACACCGCGCGTGACGAGGCGCACCTCCGGATGATGGAAGAGGGTATACCATTCGACCCGGAGGGCGCCGCGGTCTACCACTGCGGCCCCGTCGTGCAGGACGGCCGCCTTCTCGCTGCAGGACCCACCACCTCCGCCCGGATGAACTCGCTCACCTGGTTTCTGATCGATGCCGGTGTCCGCGCCCTTATCGGCAAGGGCGGGATGGGACAGGAGGTGGTGGAGCGTCTCCGCGGCCGCGGCGTCTACCTCGCGTTCACGGGGGGATGCGCCGCGCTCGCCGCAGCCCGTATGCGGATCACCGGCGTTTATTTTGAGGAACTCGGTATGGCCGAGGCGGTCTGGGTGATCGAGGCTGATTCTCTCCCGTTGACGGTCGGGATCGACGCCCACGGCGGCGACCTCTTCGCGGCCGCACAAGAGAAAGCGAAAACAAAATTTCAACAGCGATTCAATATAAAGCAGGATATCATCTCATGA
- a CDS encoding 4Fe-4S dicluster domain-containing protein, whose translation MKLVIDETRCKGCNLCVLVCPYRIFKEGTELNDRGIVTPVLDRPERCTNCRLQPLYGRLLCGVCQMICPDQAIAWVDERPFEPHKVEVEF comes from the coding sequence ATGAAACTTGTCATCGATGAAACCCGCTGCAAAGGGTGCAACCTCTGCGTGCTGGTCTGCCCCTACAGGATATTCAAGGAAGGGACGGAACTCAACGACCGCGGGATCGTAACACCGGTCCTTGACCGGCCGGAACGGTGCACAAACTGCAGGCTACAGCCCCTCTACGGCCGGCTGCTCTGCGGCGTCTGCCAGATGATCTGCCCTGACCAGGCGATCGCCTGGGTCGATGAGAGGCCGTTTGAACCGCATAAGGTGGAGGTGGAGTTTTGA
- a CDS encoding 2-oxoacid:acceptor oxidoreductase subunit alpha, producing the protein MSRTEFMQGNVACAEGALAAGCRFFGGYPITPSTEIAETMARRLPKVGGVFISMEDELGSIAAVIGAAWTGARAMTATSGPGFSLMMENIGYAAMTETPCVIVNIQRGGPSTGQPTRASQGDMLQCRFGSHGDYSTIALSPSSVQEMFDLTAKAFNLADRFRVPTFLMADEIIGHMRERMTIPDKVEIASRPPLPEARLPFEAGEDGVPGFAPFGSGRAIHVTGLTHDERGYPDTTDPEAHERLVRRLVAKVESARREIADYEVVNPDARVVFVTYGAPSRTVQQVIHDHPDKGIGHLRLRVVWPFPEFALAEFPDARVFLMPELNMGQISREVERHVGQPVVPIPKLGGDLHTPADLLRALEAYL; encoded by the coding sequence TTGAGCAGAACCGAGTTCATGCAGGGGAACGTTGCCTGCGCCGAAGGGGCGCTCGCCGCCGGATGCCGGTTCTTTGGCGGCTACCCGATCACGCCGTCGACCGAGATAGCCGAGACGATGGCACGAAGGCTCCCGAAGGTCGGCGGGGTCTTCATATCGATGGAGGACGAACTCGGGAGTATCGCCGCGGTTATCGGCGCCGCATGGACGGGCGCCCGGGCGATGACGGCGACAAGCGGCCCCGGGTTCTCGCTGATGATGGAGAACATAGGTTACGCGGCCATGACCGAGACGCCATGTGTCATCGTCAACATCCAGCGCGGCGGCCCGAGCACCGGCCAGCCCACGCGGGCGTCGCAGGGCGACATGCTCCAGTGCCGGTTCGGGTCGCACGGCGACTACAGCACCATCGCTCTCTCCCCCTCCTCCGTCCAGGAGATGTTTGACCTGACCGCAAAGGCCTTCAACCTGGCCGACCGGTTCAGGGTTCCCACCTTCCTGATGGCCGATGAGATCATCGGCCACATGCGTGAGCGTATGACCATCCCCGACAAGGTCGAGATCGCCAGCAGACCGCCCCTCCCCGAGGCCAGGCTCCCGTTCGAGGCCGGGGAAGACGGGGTGCCGGGGTTTGCGCCGTTCGGTTCGGGGAGGGCTATACATGTGACCGGGCTCACCCACGACGAGCGCGGCTACCCGGACACAACCGATCCTGAGGCGCACGAACGGCTTGTGAGGCGACTGGTCGCAAAGGTCGAGTCGGCGCGCAGGGAGATCGCCGACTACGAGGTTGTGAATCCGGATGCACGTGTGGTCTTTGTCACCTACGGCGCCCCCTCCCGGACGGTGCAGCAGGTGATCCACGATCATCCCGATAAGGGTATCGGGCACCTGCGCCTCCGGGTTGTATGGCCGTTCCCGGAGTTTGCGCTGGCTGAGTTTCCAGATGCCAGGGTTTTCCTGATGCCTGAACTGAACATGGGCCAGATCTCACGGGAGGTCGAGCGTCACGTCGGCCAGCCGGTAGTCCCGATCCCAAAACTCGGCGGTGACCTCCACACACCTGCCGACCTGCTTCGCGCCCTGGAGGCGTATCTATGA
- a CDS encoding thiamine pyrophosphate-dependent enzyme: MSRAEWLREDRLPHIYCSGCGNGTVINCTLAAIDEVGWRRDETVFLSGIGCSSRAPGYINTDSLHTTHGRALAFATGVKLARPDLKVVVFTGDGDLAAIGGNHFIHACRRNVDMTVVCMNNQIYGMTGGQGSPTTPPGAISTTTPYGASEPAFDLADLAIAAGANYVARWTSYHVTELTKAITTGLQTPGLAFIEVRTQCPTNYGRSNRLREVSDMIEYLRSHAMLVQKYERLIAEGKPIPEGTFTIGELVRRNRPAMGVQP, encoded by the coding sequence ATGAGCAGGGCCGAATGGCTCCGGGAGGACCGGTTGCCGCACATCTACTGCAGCGGTTGCGGGAACGGAACGGTCATCAACTGCACCCTGGCCGCGATCGACGAGGTGGGGTGGAGACGCGATGAGACGGTCTTCCTCTCCGGGATCGGCTGTTCCTCACGGGCTCCAGGCTACATCAACACCGACTCGCTCCATACCACGCACGGCCGGGCGCTCGCGTTTGCCACCGGGGTGAAACTGGCGCGACCCGACCTGAAAGTTGTCGTCTTCACAGGGGACGGCGATCTTGCCGCTATCGGCGGGAACCACTTCATCCACGCCTGCCGCCGGAACGTGGACATGACCGTGGTCTGCATGAACAACCAGATCTACGGGATGACCGGCGGTCAAGGGAGCCCGACGACGCCGCCGGGAGCGATCTCGACGACAACCCCATACGGTGCGAGCGAACCGGCGTTCGATCTTGCGGATCTCGCCATCGCTGCCGGCGCAAATTATGTCGCCCGCTGGACGTCCTACCACGTCACGGAACTCACAAAGGCCATCACCACAGGCCTCCAGACGCCGGGGCTTGCGTTCATCGAGGTGCGGACACAGTGCCCGACGAACTACGGCCGCTCCAACAGGCTGAGAGAGGTTTCCGATATGATCGAGTACCTCCGGAGCCACGCGATGCTCGTCCAGAAGTATGAACGGTTGATCGCCGAGGGTAAACCGATCCCGGAGGGGACGTTCACCATCGGGGAACTGGTTCGGCGGAACCGGCCGGCGATGGGGGTGCAGCCATGA
- a CDS encoding 2-oxoacid:acceptor oxidoreductase family protein produces the protein MRHEVRLSGYGGQGIILSSVILGRAAALYDGKYAVQTQVYGPEARGGASMGQVVIDDEPILFPEVTDPDIYVIMSRQGFEKYGVHARKDAFMLIDSDLVRSRPLCRCCEIPATSEAKTNLGREIVANIVMIGALVVATGVVSREAIERAVLDSVPKGTEGLNQRALKRGFELGERACNP, from the coding sequence ATGAGGCACGAGGTCAGGCTCTCGGGATACGGCGGCCAGGGGATAATCCTCTCCTCTGTCATCCTTGGGCGGGCGGCGGCGCTCTACGACGGCAAGTACGCCGTCCAGACGCAGGTCTACGGCCCGGAGGCCCGTGGGGGGGCGTCGATGGGGCAGGTGGTTATCGATGACGAACCTATCCTCTTTCCCGAGGTGACCGACCCCGATATCTACGTCATCATGTCCCGGCAAGGGTTTGAGAAGTACGGCGTCCATGCACGGAAGGACGCGTTCATGCTTATCGATTCCGACCTGGTCAGGTCGCGTCCCCTCTGCCGCTGCTGTGAGATCCCGGCAACGTCGGAGGCAAAGACCAACCTGGGCAGGGAGATCGTGGCAAACATCGTTATGATCGGCGCCCTTGTGGTCGCAACCGGGGTCGTGAGCAGGGAGGCGATCGAGCGTGCGGTGCTCGACAGCGTGCCAAAGGGCACGGAGGGCCTGAACCAGCGTGCTTTGAAACGTGGATTTGAACTTGGAGAGCGAGCGTGTAATCCATGA
- a CDS encoding succinate--CoA ligase subunit beta: MKLLEYEAKRVFSDYRIPVPKGVLIREPGEIEAHLSEFGDAVVLKAQVDVGGRGKAGGVLVVDSASAVDRARELFSREIRGVPVREILVEERLEIEHEYYLSIAVDRSTRQPVVLFGDTGGVEIERTAQEDGSAIRRAVVSPLLREVPAFLMRELLGSAPRDIAPVINSLYRVFQERDAMLAEINPLVTTPDGVYAADAKLIIDDNALGRQGIEVNRDLSEREREAGRHGFSYVELDGTIGVIGNGAGLTMSTIDLIDYYRGRAANFLDVGGGADRERVMHAVRLVAGLPSVKVILVNLLGGITRCDEVAHGIIATDVGVPVIVRMAGTNEEEGRRLLAEHGYRMVDSMEAAVRAALEAGE, translated from the coding sequence ATGAAACTGCTTGAATACGAGGCAAAAAGGGTCTTCTCGGACTACAGGATACCCGTCCCGAAAGGGGTTCTCATACGCGAACCCGGAGAGATCGAGGCGCATCTCTCGGAGTTCGGGGATGCCGTGGTGCTGAAGGCGCAGGTGGACGTCGGCGGCCGGGGGAAGGCCGGCGGCGTTCTGGTTGTAGATTCGGCGTCGGCGGTCGATAGAGCGCGTGAACTGTTTTCGCGGGAGATCCGGGGCGTCCCTGTGAGGGAGATCCTGGTTGAGGAGCGGCTTGAGATAGAGCATGAGTACTACCTCAGCATCGCCGTCGACCGCTCGACCAGACAGCCGGTGGTGCTCTTCGGCGACACCGGCGGCGTCGAGATCGAGAGGACTGCACAGGAGGACGGGTCCGCCATACGGAGGGCTGTGGTCTCCCCCCTCCTCCGGGAGGTACCGGCGTTTCTTATGCGGGAGCTCCTTGGGAGCGCGCCCCGGGATATAGCCCCCGTCATCAACAGCCTCTACCGCGTGTTTCAGGAGAGGGACGCCATGCTCGCCGAGATCAACCCTCTTGTGACGACCCCGGACGGGGTTTATGCTGCCGATGCAAAACTTATCATAGACGACAACGCCCTCGGCCGCCAGGGGATCGAGGTCAACCGCGACCTCTCGGAGCGCGAGCGCGAGGCCGGGAGGCACGGGTTCTCCTACGTGGAGCTCGACGGGACGATCGGGGTCATCGGGAACGGTGCCGGGTTAACCATGTCGACGATCGACCTCATCGACTACTACAGAGGCCGCGCGGCAAACTTCCTTGACGTCGGCGGCGGTGCCGACCGGGAACGGGTGATGCATGCCGTCCGGCTGGTTGCAGGCCTCCCGTCCGTGAAGGTTATCCTTGTAAACCTGCTCGGCGGCATCACCCGGTGCGATGAGGTCGCGCACGGGATCATCGCCACCGACGTCGGCGTGCCCGTGATCGTCCGTATGGCCGGGACGAACGAGGAGGAGGGCCGGCGGCTGCTTGCGGAGCACGGCTACAGGATGGTCGATAGCATGGAAGCGGCAGTGAGAGCGGCGCTGGAGGCTGGAGAATGA
- the sucD gene encoding succinate--CoA ligase subunit alpha, protein MIYGDRNLGVIVQNITGRQGRFHTELMNAYARETGWKGIVAGVAPGKAGMEVDGVPVYNTVKEALAEHDAAASVIFVPAPAAADAIMEAAYAGIELAVVITELIPVHDTMKAIAYAKLHDCAVIGPNCPGLLSPGECKLGIMPAHLATRGDVGVVSRSGTLTYEVVDELSRAGIGQSTVVGIGGDPVIGQTFVDVLARFEEDPHTKAVVLIGEVGGSLEEEGARSTDLPVVAYIAGVSAPPEKRMGHAGAIIEGGEGDARSKVRRLSEMGVPVAARPSEIPGLVREFL, encoded by the coding sequence ATGATCTACGGTGACCGAAACCTGGGTGTGATAGTCCAGAACATCACCGGGAGACAGGGGCGGTTCCACACGGAACTCATGAACGCCTACGCCCGTGAGACAGGCTGGAAGGGGATTGTTGCCGGTGTCGCCCCTGGGAAGGCCGGGATGGAGGTCGACGGCGTCCCGGTCTACAACACCGTGAAGGAGGCGCTCGCAGAGCACGATGCCGCCGCAAGCGTCATATTTGTCCCGGCACCCGCCGCCGCGGATGCCATCATGGAGGCGGCATATGCGGGGATAGAACTTGCCGTCGTTATAACCGAGCTCATCCCCGTCCATGACACGATGAAGGCGATCGCCTACGCGAAACTCCACGACTGTGCGGTCATCGGCCCGAACTGCCCGGGCCTCCTCTCGCCGGGGGAGTGCAAACTCGGAATCATGCCGGCGCACCTTGCCACCCGCGGAGATGTTGGAGTGGTCTCGCGGAGCGGCACCCTGACCTACGAGGTGGTCGATGAACTCAGCCGTGCCGGTATAGGCCAGAGCACGGTGGTCGGGATAGGCGGCGACCCGGTGATAGGGCAGACTTTTGTGGACGTGCTTGCACGGTTTGAGGAGGACCCGCACACAAAGGCCGTCGTTCTAATCGGCGAGGTTGGCGGCAGCCTGGAGGAGGAGGGTGCGCGGTCGACCGATCTGCCGGTTGTCGCCTACATCGCAGGAGTGAGCGCCCCGCCAGAGAAGCGGATGGGTCATGCCGGCGCGATCATTGAGGGCGGAGAGGGCGACGCGCGGTCAAAGGTGAGGCGGCTCTCTGAGATGGGGGTTCCTGTCGCGGCCAGACCCTCGGAGATACCGGGGCTGGTCCGGGAGTTTTTATGA
- a CDS encoding DNA integrity scanning protein DisA nucleotide-binding domain protein — protein MNGELMLATACEVAKKIGARAVVSFIEPAPVIEGEPEIPIIKVQELQLDVLKDLTMHDILEVSERHLLDAAVHLYLRRNFETGLVVGVFPYAILIYDIVEGKNFISLKDFSDIVSREVLHAVLTLALEIAVEGREGRAIGTAFIIGDPDEVFLHSHQAILNPYQGHPASLRDIKNRDNWESVKEFAQLDGVFVIDRSGEIQAAGRYLDVTGRDISLPGGLGGRHRATASITREIPAIGVTVSESGGVVRIFRGGECKLSIRSDIRLRCKG, from the coding sequence ATGAACGGCGAACTGATGCTTGCAACCGCCTGTGAGGTTGCAAAGAAGATCGGGGCAAGGGCGGTTGTCTCATTCATCGAACCTGCGCCGGTCATTGAGGGTGAGCCGGAGATCCCGATAATAAAGGTGCAGGAACTCCAGCTCGATGTCCTCAAAGACCTCACGATGCATGATATACTGGAGGTGAGCGAACGCCATCTGCTCGATGCTGCCGTCCACCTCTACCTCCGCCGGAACTTTGAGACCGGGCTCGTGGTCGGGGTCTTCCCCTACGCCATCCTCATCTACGATATCGTCGAGGGGAAGAACTTCATAAGCCTCAAGGATTTCTCGGATATCGTCTCCCGTGAGGTGCTCCACGCCGTCCTCACTCTGGCCCTCGAGATAGCGGTCGAGGGGAGGGAGGGGCGCGCCATAGGCACGGCGTTCATCATCGGCGACCCCGATGAGGTATTCCTCCACTCGCACCAGGCGATCCTGAACCCCTACCAGGGGCATCCGGCCTCTCTCCGGGACATAAAGAACCGGGATAACTGGGAGAGCGTAAAAGAGTTCGCCCAGCTCGACGGCGTCTTTGTCATCGACAGGAGCGGCGAGATCCAGGCGGCCGGCCGCTACCTGGATGTGACGGGGCGGGACATATCCCTACCCGGCGGTCTTGGCGGCCGGCACCGCGCGACCGCGTCAATCACACGGGAGATCCCGGCCATCGGCGTCACGGTATCCGAGAGCGGGGGGGTGGTGCGCATCTTCAGGGGCGGGGAGTGCAAGCTCAGCATCCGTTCTGATATCCGCCTTCGATGCAAGGGTTAG
- a CDS encoding methionine adenosyltransferase, producing the protein MIRNISVEGLEQIPIEKQRIELVERKCLGHPDSLADGIAESISRALSRSYLEECGSVLHHNTDQGEVVAGESLPKFGGGIITRPIYFLISGRATKTFNGVNIPADAIAIEAARDYIKKTLPMLNMERDVIVDCRMGRGSTDLQDVFWSCSGKAPRANDTSFGVGHAPFSEAESIVLGISEFVDRTLRPKHPVIGQDCKIMCLRDGDTINLTLAMAFVDRYCSGIADYIEEKNFLTDQIASVAGKFTSRRVNVAINTADDLDSGSIFLTVSGTSAEMGDDGSVGRGNRANGLITPNRPMSMEATSGKNPINHIGKIYNLLATEIAKDCVARVDGIEEIYVRLLSQIGHPIDQPHIASAQILPKPGFEVSALRPEVEGVVDTWLEKTATITEKVIRGELSTF; encoded by the coding sequence ATGATCAGGAACATCAGCGTAGAAGGGCTTGAGCAGATCCCGATCGAGAAGCAGCGGATAGAACTGGTGGAGCGTAAGTGCCTGGGGCACCCCGACAGCCTGGCGGACGGTATCGCGGAGTCGATCAGCCGCGCACTCAGCAGGTCTTACCTGGAGGAGTGCGGGAGCGTCCTCCACCACAACACAGACCAGGGGGAGGTCGTTGCGGGCGAGTCGCTCCCGAAGTTTGGCGGCGGCATCATCACAAGACCGATCTACTTCCTGATCTCGGGGCGGGCGACGAAGACCTTCAACGGCGTCAACATCCCGGCGGACGCGATTGCAATCGAGGCGGCAAGGGACTACATAAAAAAGACCCTCCCCATGCTCAACATGGAGCGCGACGTCATTGTTGACTGCCGGATGGGCCGGGGTTCGACAGACCTTCAGGACGTCTTCTGGTCGTGCTCGGGCAAGGCCCCGCGGGCGAACGACACCTCGTTTGGTGTCGGGCACGCGCCGTTCAGCGAGGCGGAGAGTATAGTTCTTGGCATTTCTGAGTTTGTGGACAGGACGCTCCGTCCGAAACACCCTGTCATCGGCCAGGACTGCAAGATCATGTGCCTTCGTGACGGTGATACAATCAACCTCACCCTCGCGATGGCGTTTGTGGACCGCTACTGTTCGGGCATCGCCGACTACATTGAGGAGAAGAACTTCCTGACGGATCAGATAGCGTCGGTTGCGGGGAAGTTCACCAGCAGGAGGGTCAACGTTGCCATCAACACCGCTGATGACCTGGATAGCGGCAGCATCTTCCTGACTGTCTCCGGCACCTCGGCCGAGATGGGGGACGACGGCTCGGTCGGCCGGGGTAACCGCGCAAACGGGCTGATCACGCCGAACCGTCCGATGAGCATGGAGGCGACGAGCGGAAAGAACCCGATCAACCATATCGGGAAGATCTACAACCTCCTGGCAACAGAGATCGCGAAGGACTGTGTTGCAAGGGTCGATGGCATAGAGGAGATCTACGTCCGCCTCCTCTCACAGATCGGCCACCCCATCGACCAGCCGCACATCGCAAGCGCCCAGATCCTCCCGAAACCCGGGTTTGAGGTGAGTGCTCTCAGGCCGGAGGTCGAGGGGGTCGTCGACACCTGGCTGGAGAAGACCGCCACCATCACCGAGAAGGTTATCAGGGGAGAACTCTCTACTTTTTAG
- the hisG gene encoding ATP phosphoribosyltransferase yields MSKPVSRNPDPAFIRLAIPNKGRIAGPVHELIEKSGLHLADGGGERRLIARTRDPHVEILFARPIDIPEYVATGVADLGITGKDMVLERGSEVKELLDLQTGRATLVVAVPEESAVESITDLDGARVATEFPGITRAFFAEHGVAVTVVTVGGACEATPHLGIADAIVDLTSSGTTLRTNHLRVVREILTSTTILVANPRSLEIRHEKIDEVVLALDSVLQAKGQCYLMMNVHRSALAGVREILPGLSGPTVMDVASDENLVAVHAVVNEERVYQLINQLKRAGAKDILVMPIERIIR; encoded by the coding sequence ATGAGTAAACCAGTATCCAGGAACCCGGATCCGGCGTTTATCCGTCTTGCCATCCCGAACAAAGGCCGGATCGCCGGTCCGGTCCACGAGTTGATCGAGAAGAGCGGGCTTCACCTGGCCGACGGCGGGGGTGAGCGCAGGCTCATCGCCCGGACGCGCGACCCCCATGTTGAGATCCTCTTTGCCCGGCCGATCGATATACCGGAGTACGTGGCAACAGGTGTTGCCGATCTAGGGATCACCGGGAAGGATATGGTCCTGGAGCGGGGTTCGGAGGTCAAGGAGTTGCTCGACCTCCAGACCGGCAGGGCGACACTGGTTGTGGCTGTGCCGGAGGAGTCTGCTGTCGAGAGCATCACCGATCTCGATGGGGCAAGGGTGGCGACCGAGTTTCCAGGGATAACCCGCGCTTTCTTTGCGGAGCACGGGGTTGCGGTGACGGTGGTGACGGTGGGCGGTGCATGCGAGGCGACGCCGCACCTCGGGATCGCCGACGCCATAGTCGATCTCACCTCATCGGGGACGACGCTCCGGACAAACCATCTCCGCGTTGTTCGGGAGATCCTGACCTCAACCACGATCCTTGTGGCAAACCCGAGATCGCTAGAGATCCGTCACGAGAAGATCGATGAGGTTGTCCTGGCGCTTGACAGCGTCCTCCAGGCAAAGGGGCAGTGTTACCTGATGATGAACGTCCACAGGAGCGCTCTTGCGGGCGTGAGGGAGATCCTGCCCGGCCTCTCGGGGCCGACGGTGATGGATGTGGCGTCCGATGAGAATCTGGTCGCCGTTCATGCTGTTGTAAACGAGGAACGGGTCTATCAACTGATCAACCAGTTAAAACGCGCCGGCGCAAAAGACATATTAGTCATGCCCATCGAACGGATCATACGTTGA
- the hisA gene encoding 1-(5-phosphoribosyl)-5-[(5-phosphoribosylamino)methylideneamino]imidazole-4-carboxamide isomerase, whose amino-acid sequence MEIYPAVDILEGRCVQLVQGRQDAATVYGDPLAWACRWLDLGADGLHVINLDGAFGRAKRNADLIRRLAGETETFIELGGGIRSVEDAAGWLDAGVDRVIVSTLAVREPEVVRRLADEFGSERVVVGIDARGAEVVIEGWERPAGDYLSWAERFESLGAGSLLYTNVDVEGLQQGIDIAPIEALLARVSVPVVVSGGISSARDVRALREAGAAAAVLGSALYSGRIGLSEAMEAAHAKS is encoded by the coding sequence ATGGAGATATATCCTGCAGTCGATATCCTGGAGGGTCGGTGCGTGCAGCTTGTGCAGGGGCGCCAGGACGCGGCTACGGTCTACGGCGACCCGCTCGCCTGGGCGTGCCGGTGGCTCGATCTGGGAGCTGACGGTCTGCACGTTATCAACCTGGACGGGGCGTTCGGGAGGGCAAAGAGGAACGCCGACCTGATCCGCCGGCTCGCCGGCGAGACGGAGACGTTTATCGAACTCGGCGGGGGTATACGGAGCGTGGAAGACGCCGCGGGGTGGCTTGATGCCGGCGTCGACCGTGTGATAGTCTCGACCCTTGCCGTCCGGGAGCCGGAGGTTGTCCGTAGGCTTGCCGATGAGTTCGGGAGCGAGCGTGTGGTGGTCGGGATCGATGCCCGGGGCGCCGAGGTGGTGATCGAGGGCTGGGAGCGCCCGGCGGGTGATTACCTCTCCTGGGCGGAACGGTTTGAGTCTCTCGGCGCGGGGTCTCTCCTCTACACGAATGTGGATGTAGAGGGTCTCCAGCAGGGGATAGATATAGCCCCGATCGAGGCTCTCCTTGCCCGGGTGAGCGTCCCGGTGGTGGTCTCCGGGGGCATATCGAGCGCCCGGGACGTCCGCGCCCTCCGGGAGGCGGGGGCGGCAGCGGCGGTCCTGGGCTCGGCTCTCTACTCCGGCAGGATCGGGCTCTCTGAGGCGATGGAGGCTGCGCATGCGAAGAGCTGA
- the hisB gene encoding imidazoleglycerol-phosphate dehydratase HisB, with amino-acid sequence MRRAEVHRATRETDIRLSLGLDGTGTARIETGIPFFDHMLESFARHGRFDLGVKAEGDLGVDAHHTIEDTGIALGKALAAAVGDGKGITRFADAAVPMDEALARVALDLGGRGYLVFEGGFSPAGPGGIPGDLIEHFFYSLCTNAGLTAHISLTGRSDHHVCEAAFKAFGRALRAAVAIDPAMGGEVPSTKGTF; translated from the coding sequence ATGCGAAGAGCTGAAGTTCACCGCGCAACGCGGGAGACCGATATCAGGCTCTCCCTCGGCCTTGACGGCACCGGGACGGCGAGAATCGAGACCGGCATACCTTTCTTTGACCACATGCTGGAGTCGTTTGCCCGGCACGGCCGGTTCGATCTCGGCGTCAAGGCTGAGGGTGACCTTGGGGTGGATGCGCACCACACAATCGAGGATACCGGGATAGCCCTGGGCAAAGCCCTGGCTGCGGCCGTCGGTGATGGGAAGGGGATAACCCGGTTTGCCGACGCGGCCGTGCCGATGGACGAGGCTCTTGCACGGGTGGCGCTCGATCTTGGTGGACGGGGCTACCTGGTCTTCGAGGGGGGTTTCTCGCCTGCAGGGCCGGGCGGTATACCGGGCGACCTCATCGAGCACTTCTTCTACAGTCTCTGCACAAACGCGGGGTTAACCGCGCACATCAGCCTTACGGGCAGGAGCGATCACCATGTATGCGAGGCGGCGTTCAAGGCGTTTGGGCGTGCGCTCCGGGCAGCGGTGGCCATCGATCCGGCTATGGGCGGCGAGGTGCCGAGCACGAAGGGGACGTTCTGA